In one window of Bemisia tabaci chromosome 6, PGI_BMITA_v3 DNA:
- the LOC109036472 gene encoding G-patch domain and KOW motifs-containing protein, whose protein sequence is MSEEKKKISFGFSKLVKKPNVIPAAPKPAETVEFIKCVEDNNIQVLNEVIKEEENELVIPMKPSSRSSDSKPKVTDSTNNTVPDSTKPESLDELAAKELVAEANRIEKEEEEASTFAVPLVSNPPTGEKESTLEDYESIPIEKYGLAMLRGMGWEPGKGIGKNAKIAPPVSQVLRPKGMGLGADKAVKGTKVVDSESKELKLCNGSCVRILSGSNKDSYGKVEGFIEESGRVIVKLARGGNTVIVGEFTVSVVTPEEYFKNSKVLNIAKYEEYKSNEKANEDSDEVPDRNSSSQYRSSKSSKSHRENGSSQSDNRYGSRNDRHSSRDDRHSSRDDRHSSRDERHSSRDDSERSSDRSSSRKDHESKRNSDYRSDRDSHHHRSSSKKHKRDRSPRRH, encoded by the coding sequence ATgtctgaagaaaagaaaaagatttcTTTCGGTTTCAGCAAGTTGGTGAAAAAGCCGAACGTAATACCTGCTGCTCCGAAACCAGCGGAGACAGTCGAATTTATAAAGTGTGTTGAAGATAACAATATTCAAGTGTTAAATGAAGTcattaaagaagaagaaaatgaactaGTGATCCCCATGAAGCCGTCTTCACGATCATCCGATTCAAAACCCAAAGTGACAGATTCTACGAACAATACGGTGCCTGATAGTACAAAGCCGGAATCATTGGATGAATTGGCTGCCAAAGAACTCGTTGCTGAGGCTAACAggattgaaaaagaagaagaagaagcaagtACATTTGCAGTACCTTTGGTGTCAAATCCGCCTACTGGAGAGAAAGAATCAACTTTAGAAGACTATGAGAGCATTCCAATAGAGAAGTATGGTCTCGCTATGCTCCGAGGAATGGGCTGGGAACCTGGCAAAGGAATCGGTAAGAATGCCAAAATTGCTCCTCCAGTAAGTCAGGTTTTAAGACCGAAAGGTATGGGCCTAGGGGCTGACAAAGCAGTCAAAGGTACCAAAGTTGTTGACAGTGAAAGCAAAGAACTGAAATTGTGTAATGGTTCCTGTGTAAGGATTCTTAGTGGATCAAATAAAGATAGCTATGGTAAAGTTGAAGGGTTTATTGAAGAGTCTGGTAGAGTGATTGTCAAACTTGCGAGAGGTGGGAACACAGTTATTGTAGGTGAGTTTACTGTCTCTGTCGTAACGCCTGAggagtattttaaaaattcaaaagttttaaatattgcaaagtaTGAAGAGtacaaatcaaatgaaaaagcAAATGAAGATAGCGATGAGGTTCCAGATAGAAATAGTAGTAGTCAGTATCGAAGTTCTAAAAGTAGTAAATCTCACCGTGAGAATGGAAGTAGTCAAAGTGATAATCGATATGGTTCTAGAAATGATCGACATAGTTCTAGAGATGATCGTCATAGTTCGAGAGATGACAGACATAGTTCTAGAGATGAGCGACATAGTTCAAGAGATGATTCTGAAAGGTCCTCTGACAGAAGTTCGTCTAGGAAAGACCATGAATCGAAGAGAAATTCAGATTATCGGTCAGATAGAGATAGTCATCATCACAGGTCTTCatccaaaaaacataaaagagACAGGTCGCCCAGAAGACATTAA